One segment of Fructilactobacillus hinvesii DNA contains the following:
- the rnz gene encoding ribonuclease Z, which translates to MQLEFFGTGAGVPGKFRNVSSVVLRLLDEANEVWMFDCGEGTQQQILRSTLKPRKINKIFITHLHGDHIFGLPGLLSSRSFQGGNDDLTIYGPVGIKRYVQTSLQVSQTRLAYQIHYEELTNPGVIYEDDQFTVKAERLDHQIESWGYRVEEHDHPGELMVQKLQKEHIPAGPVYGKLKLGEQVTLADGRTVNGQDFIGEPQPGRTVTILGDTRKTANIEKLAQNADVLVHESTFGKGEAKLARNYFHSTNIQAAQVAQQAHVGHLLLTHISARYTAKMARELQQQARQIFPNSKVVKDFDVVDIPFQKKE; encoded by the coding sequence ATGCAGTTAGAGTTTTTTGGTACGGGGGCCGGAGTGCCCGGCAAGTTTAGGAATGTTTCCAGCGTGGTTTTGCGCCTGTTGGATGAAGCAAATGAGGTGTGGATGTTTGACTGCGGTGAGGGAACGCAACAACAAATTTTGCGATCCACGTTAAAGCCCCGTAAAATTAACAAAATTTTTATTACCCATTTACACGGGGATCATATCTTCGGATTACCAGGGTTATTGTCTAGTCGCTCTTTTCAGGGAGGCAATGATGATCTAACCATCTATGGACCAGTCGGAATTAAGCGCTATGTCCAAACTTCTTTGCAAGTTAGTCAAACGCGGCTTGCGTATCAAATTCACTATGAAGAGCTGACTAATCCGGGAGTAATTTATGAAGATGATCAGTTTACAGTGAAAGCAGAACGGCTTGATCATCAGATTGAATCCTGGGGGTATCGGGTGGAAGAACACGATCATCCAGGAGAACTAATGGTCCAAAAATTGCAAAAAGAGCATATCCCAGCCGGACCCGTTTATGGTAAGCTTAAACTGGGCGAGCAGGTAACGCTAGCGGACGGACGAACGGTTAACGGTCAAGATTTTATTGGCGAACCACAACCTGGTCGGACAGTTACCATCTTAGGAGATACTAGAAAAACTGCTAACATTGAAAAACTGGCGCAGAATGCTGATGTTTTAGTTCACGAAAGTACCTTTGGCAAGGGAGAAGCTAAACTTGCTCGAAATTACTTTCATTCCACTAACATTCAAGCCGCTCAGGTGGCCCAGCAAGCACACGTGGGACACCTATTGTTAACACACATTTCTGCTCGGTATACCGCTAAGATGGCGCGCGAGTTACAGCAGCAAGCCCGCCAAATTTTCCCCAACAGCAAAGTAGTGAAAGACTTTGATGTGGTGGATATTCCATTTCAAAAAAAGGAGTAA
- a CDS encoding helix-turn-helix domain-containing protein, translated as MLSLRLKDAEAVRREISLRGDSINSFARKINSNPGYIGKVLDGKRDPYPPLAKKIADGLGMDIRDLFFVVDGRKRETKRK; from the coding sequence ATGCTGAGTTTACGTTTAAAGGATGCAGAAGCAGTCCGAAGAGAAATTTCGTTGCGGGGTGATTCAATTAACAGTTTCGCTCGAAAGATTAATTCTAATCCAGGTTACATTGGTAAAGTATTGGATGGTAAACGGGATCCGTATCCACCGCTAGCCAAGAAAATTGCTGATGGATTGGGGATGGACATTCGGGATCTTTTTTTTGTGGTTGATGGTCGAAAAAGGGAAACGAAACGTAAATAA
- the obgE gene encoding GTPase ObgE, producing MFVDQVQFKVKAGKGGDGMVGFRREKYVPKGGPSGGDGGHGGNIIFKVDSGMSTLMDFKYKKVFKAENGGNGANKKMTGASAPDLVIKVPEGTTVYNQATEQPIADLTEPGQEVVIAKGGRGGRGNVHFATAKNSAPEIAENGEPGEELELSLQLRVLADVGLVGFPSAGKSTLLKTITNSKPKVAQYHFTTLVPNLGIVRNEDGNDFVIADLPGLIEGASQGVGLGFAFLRHIQRTRVILHVVDMSGVEGRNPYDDYQKINAELKNFDPQLLKRPQIIVASKMDLPDAETNLAHFKAELEKNGDQLAQKIDPISAVTHQGLTTLIRDTGMLLAETPKFPVVSGLEEDAANDVVYTAADEAEAPFAIHRDEDGVWVISGAKIERLFKMTNLDHTQSLIRFTRQMRGMGIDEALRNVGAQDGDQVRILDFTFDYVN from the coding sequence ATGTTTGTAGACCAAGTACAATTTAAAGTAAAAGCAGGAAAGGGTGGCGACGGAATGGTCGGTTTCCGTCGCGAAAAATATGTTCCTAAAGGGGGACCCTCTGGAGGAGATGGTGGTCACGGCGGAAACATAATCTTTAAGGTTGATTCGGGGATGAGTACCCTGATGGATTTTAAGTATAAGAAGGTCTTTAAGGCTGAAAATGGTGGTAATGGAGCTAATAAAAAGATGACGGGGGCCAGTGCCCCAGACCTGGTGATTAAGGTGCCGGAAGGAACTACCGTTTATAACCAAGCTACTGAACAGCCCATTGCTGATTTGACTGAACCAGGCCAAGAAGTAGTAATTGCAAAGGGTGGACGCGGAGGACGCGGCAACGTCCATTTTGCTACGGCTAAGAATTCCGCCCCGGAAATTGCTGAAAATGGGGAACCAGGCGAAGAACTAGAACTTAGCTTGCAGCTTCGGGTACTCGCGGACGTTGGATTAGTTGGCTTCCCTTCCGCTGGAAAATCGACCCTATTAAAGACCATTACGAATTCAAAACCAAAGGTAGCCCAGTATCACTTTACGACGTTAGTACCAAACCTTGGAATCGTGCGAAATGAAGATGGAAACGATTTTGTGATTGCTGATTTACCAGGATTGATTGAAGGAGCTTCACAAGGGGTCGGCCTTGGATTTGCGTTTTTACGTCACATTCAACGTACCCGTGTAATTTTGCACGTGGTAGATATGAGTGGGGTTGAAGGTCGAAATCCATACGATGATTATCAAAAAATCAACGCCGAACTTAAAAATTTTGATCCACAATTGCTGAAACGCCCCCAAATTATCGTGGCTAGCAAAATGGATCTGCCCGATGCTGAAACTAATCTGGCCCATTTTAAAGCTGAATTAGAAAAAAATGGGGATCAACTAGCGCAAAAGATTGACCCGATTTCTGCGGTGACTCACCAGGGGCTGACAACTCTCATCCGAGATACTGGGATGTTACTAGCCGAAACGCCGAAATTTCCGGTGGTTAGTGGTTTGGAAGAAGACGCTGCAAATGACGTGGTTTACACAGCTGCAGACGAAGCTGAAGCCCCGTTCGCGATTCATCGAGACGAGGATGGTGTCTGGGTTATTAGTGGTGCAAAAATTGAGCGGTTGTTTAAGATGACCAATCTTGATCATACCCAAAGCTTGATACGGTTTACCAGACAAATGCGTGGAATGGGCATTGACGAAGCGTTGCGGAATGTTGGAGCTCAAGATGGTGATCAAGTGCGCATTCTAGACTTTACTTTTGATTACGTAAATTAA
- a CDS encoding LapA family protein, with amino-acid sequence MKKQIGVITALILVIIVAIFVLMNMTSTEINFGFATVEFPLILIILGSMFVGAVLMFLFSSFSTFKNRQASKAATKEINDLNQQIASLKQQLLDQDQERLANQKAAEVEQTKQPDSDQQ; translated from the coding sequence ATGAAAAAACAAATTGGGGTAATTACAGCGCTAATCTTAGTTATTATCGTGGCAATCTTTGTTTTAATGAACATGACCAGTACTGAGATTAACTTTGGGTTTGCAACGGTTGAATTTCCGTTAATTTTGATTATTTTGGGGAGTATGTTTGTAGGCGCCGTTTTAATGTTCCTCTTTTCCTCATTTTCAACGTTTAAAAATCGACAGGCGTCTAAAGCTGCTACTAAAGAAATTAATGATTTAAACCAACAAATTGCTTCACTTAAACAACAACTTTTAGATCAAGACCAAGAACGGTTAGCAAACCAAAAAGCAGCTGAAGTAGAACAGACTAAGCAACCGGATTCAGACCAGCAGTAA
- a CDS encoding 2-hydroxycarboxylate transporter family protein, whose translation MKKEKNGLFGFISRIDDFKIDGIGLAVYALLAVILVIVVALNVLPQGIFGALFVMVIMGNIFYWLGAHLPIFKSYLGGGAVFALFAPALLGIVGVIPKTVIKTVDSFMSSTGFIDFFIISLIVGAILGMNRSMLLKASVRFLPVAFLSMAVAFVAVGLMSMLIGKGFRYGALYVAFPVMGGGIGAGAIPLSKIYHEAFGGSTDFLSMLLPAVILGNVFAIIGAGLISKLFANSKGNGHGKMLPGNFDDVSKESVTITYQKMGVGLMIAAAFLMIGLTLNHFIPMVNEYAFIILLVIIFKACGWIPKYYEESAVTFSNSITKNLTHALLAGVGLTKLDLPVLGHSLTWQFVVLVLTSVIVIALAAAIIGKLFGLYPVESAITAGLVNNSMGGTGNISVLAACDRMNLIGFAQMGNRLGGAIMLVAAGIYISIFG comes from the coding sequence ATGAAAAAGGAAAAGAATGGTCTATTCGGCTTTATTAGTCGAATTGATGACTTTAAAATTGACGGGATTGGGTTAGCAGTTTATGCCCTCTTAGCCGTCATTTTAGTCATTGTGGTTGCTTTAAACGTGCTACCGCAAGGAATATTTGGGGCGCTGTTTGTCATGGTAATCATGGGAAACATCTTCTATTGGTTGGGTGCCCACCTGCCGATCTTTAAGAGTTATTTAGGTGGGGGAGCAGTGTTTGCCCTGTTTGCCCCTGCTTTGTTAGGAATCGTGGGTGTGATTCCAAAGACCGTAATTAAAACGGTTGATAGCTTTATGTCAAGTACAGGATTCATTGACTTCTTCATTATTTCTTTAATCGTGGGAGCCATTTTAGGAATGAACCGGAGCATGTTATTAAAAGCTTCCGTTCGTTTTCTCCCCGTGGCTTTCCTGTCAATGGCGGTTGCCTTTGTGGCAGTTGGGCTCATGTCCATGTTAATTGGAAAAGGCTTCCGTTACGGAGCTTTGTACGTAGCCTTTCCCGTCATGGGTGGAGGAATTGGTGCTGGAGCAATTCCACTTTCTAAGATTTACCACGAAGCTTTTGGGGGAAGTACTGACTTTCTTTCCATGCTACTTCCAGCAGTTATCTTGGGGAACGTGTTTGCCATTATTGGTGCCGGATTGATTAGTAAGCTCTTTGCTAATAGTAAAGGAAATGGACACGGCAAGATGTTGCCTGGTAATTTTGATGATGTTTCTAAAGAAAGCGTCACAATTACCTACCAAAAGATGGGAGTCGGCTTAATGATTGCCGCTGCTTTCTTAATGATTGGGCTAACGTTAAACCACTTTATCCCAATGGTAAACGAATATGCCTTTATCATTTTACTGGTTATTATTTTCAAGGCCTGCGGTTGGATTCCTAAGTACTATGAAGAATCAGCTGTAACCTTCAGTAACTCGATTACGAAGAACTTAACGCATGCCTTACTGGCTGGAGTTGGGTTAACTAAGTTAGATTTACCGGTTCTAGGGCACTCCTTAACTTGGCAATTCGTGGTGTTGGTATTGACGAGTGTTATCGTCATCGCCTTGGCTGCTGCCATTATCGGGAAACTCTTTGGACTTTACCCAGTTGAATCTGCCATTACAGCTGGATTGGTTAATAACTCCATGGGTGGAACTGGAAACATTTCTGTTTTGGCTGCCTGTGATCGAATGAACCTGATTGGTTTTGCTCAAATGGGGAATCGACTTGGAGGGGCAATTATGCTAGTCGCCGCCGGGATTTACATCTCGATTTTTGGTTAG
- a CDS encoding LexA family protein yields the protein MNDKNKKFGQQIKELRHQRGFSVRQTALQAQMSNSYLSQIENGLVNIPKPITLEKLAKGLRVPVGEIFQMAGLQSQQSEFKAYDSHPLVSIPVLGEIACGTPIIAQENIEDYLPTPKAGLPMGTNFYLKCRGESMAPTIPNGAFVLIHQQFQVENGDIAAILLNENETTLKRVQYQDDQVILMPDNPSPEFQPIIINRHNPGQIIGKAIQVQFKL from the coding sequence ATGAATGATAAAAATAAAAAATTTGGGCAACAAATTAAGGAATTACGGCATCAGCGTGGCTTTTCTGTACGTCAAACTGCGCTTCAGGCCCAAATGTCCAATTCTTACCTTTCCCAAATTGAAAATGGGTTAGTTAATATCCCTAAACCAATAACATTAGAGAAACTGGCTAAGGGCCTTCGCGTTCCGGTGGGAGAAATTTTTCAAATGGCCGGCTTACAGTCACAACAATCTGAATTTAAAGCCTATGATTCCCATCCATTAGTATCAATTCCAGTCTTAGGAGAAATTGCTTGTGGAACTCCCATCATTGCGCAAGAAAATATCGAGGACTACTTACCCACTCCAAAAGCAGGTCTTCCCATGGGCACTAATTTTTATCTCAAATGTCGCGGTGAATCAATGGCTCCGACGATTCCAAATGGAGCGTTTGTGTTAATCCATCAACAATTTCAAGTAGAAAATGGTGACATTGCAGCTATCTTACTTAATGAAAACGAAACAACTTTAAAACGGGTTCAATACCAAGACGATCAGGTGATTTTAATGCCAGATAATCCTAGCCCTGAGTTTCAGCCCATTATTATTAACCGGCATAATCCAGGTCAAATCATTGGAAAAGCAATCCAAGTCCAGTTCAAACTTTAA
- a CDS encoding adenine phosphoribosyltransferase — MTLNLKDYVASYPDFPEPGILFRDISPLLENGAAYRQATNEIVEYAQKLNVDMVVGPEARGFIVGCPVAYDLNIGFAPARKKGKLPGNTVKATYGLEYGESSLYLHDDAIKPGQRVLVTDDLLATGGTIAATIQLVEDLGGVVAGTAFFVELMELKGRDKIKDYDILSLMQY, encoded by the coding sequence ATGACACTAAACTTAAAAGACTATGTGGCCAGTTATCCAGATTTTCCGGAACCAGGGATTTTGTTTCGTGATATTTCTCCCTTATTGGAAAACGGGGCAGCTTACCGACAAGCCACGAATGAGATTGTGGAGTATGCCCAAAAATTAAACGTGGACATGGTAGTGGGTCCGGAAGCCCGGGGCTTCATTGTCGGATGTCCTGTCGCTTACGATTTAAACATTGGTTTTGCGCCGGCTCGTAAGAAGGGTAAGTTACCCGGTAATACCGTCAAGGCAACGTACGGATTAGAGTATGGGGAATCATCACTATACCTGCACGATGATGCCATTAAACCAGGGCAGCGGGTTTTAGTTACGGATGACCTGCTAGCAACTGGAGGAACAATTGCTGCTACGATTCAACTAGTAGAAGATCTCGGTGGTGTAGTAGCCGGAACTGCTTTCTTTGTGGAATTAATGGAACTCAAAGGTCGGGATAAAATTAAAGATTACGACATCTTGAGTTTGATGCAGTATTAA
- a CDS encoding DUF1516 family protein gives MLVMWIHFINWIILLTMATVALLSSNQKLSTTAMMVARVCYIIAIITGVIMMIHGWQFHPTLTLLKGLLGLAVIASLEIAFAHKRRHQLSWKLISMAFIFLIVVAIYGLYLTQGRPL, from the coding sequence ATGCTCGTAATGTGGATTCATTTTATTAACTGGATCATCTTGTTAACGATGGCCACCGTTGCCCTACTTAGTTCTAATCAAAAACTCAGCACCACCGCGATGATGGTAGCTCGAGTTTGTTACATAATCGCAATTATCACCGGGGTCATCATGATGATCCATGGTTGGCAATTCCACCCCACGCTAACTTTACTCAAAGGATTGTTAGGATTAGCAGTAATTGCTAGTCTTGAAATTGCCTTTGCCCATAAACGGCGCCACCAACTTTCCTGGAAGCTAATTTCCATGGCATTTATTTTTCTAATCGTGGTTGCTATCTATGGTTTGTATTTGACCCAGGGTCGCCCACTATAG
- a CDS encoding DUF5067 domain-containing protein, with the protein MKKQIILGLAAVCTLTLAGCSSSNHSQSKPKNTTSKTTSQQPSFRNNVAQLNDKTIRIKGVKTIKQPNESTPSMVAFIYQVKNKSNHEMTAMQAWDSNMKVTQNKQELAKTKFSDDSLPNNPDETIAKGQTVKSSVVYKLSNDKDAISINASQGINQNAIDQNSNQQIDGTNVGTQTFAINQ; encoded by the coding sequence GTGAAAAAACAAATTATCCTCGGATTAGCTGCCGTTTGTACTTTAACTCTGGCAGGCTGTTCCAGCAGTAATCACAGTCAATCTAAACCCAAAAATACTACCAGCAAAACTACCTCCCAGCAACCTTCGTTTCGTAACAACGTGGCACAGCTAAATGATAAAACGATTCGAATTAAGGGAGTTAAAACCATTAAGCAACCAAACGAATCAACCCCATCCATGGTTGCATTTATCTACCAGGTTAAAAATAAATCTAATCATGAAATGACTGCAATGCAGGCTTGGGATTCTAACATGAAAGTTACACAAAACAAACAGGAGTTAGCTAAAACGAAATTTAGCGATGATTCCCTCCCAAACAATCCAGACGAAACAATTGCTAAGGGTCAAACGGTCAAAAGTTCCGTGGTTTATAAGTTAAGTAATGACAAAGATGCCATTTCAATTAACGCTAGCCAAGGAATTAATCAAAATGCCATCGATCAAAATTCCAACCAACAAATTGATGGAACTAACGTTGGAACTCAAACCTTTGCCATTAATCAATAG
- the recJ gene encoding single-stranded-DNA-specific exonuclease RecJ — protein sequence MFSAKFNWQVKPQTATPELVESLSSELGLPQLTTQLLINRGYTDAEQIQHFLHPDESDLLDPMLLHDMDKAVELIQAAIANQKQITVYGDYDADGLTSTAILYETLLEMGANVDYYIPNRFTDGYGPNVSAFEKIIENGTNLIVTVDNGVAGNEAIARARKLNCTVVVTDHHELPEKLPSAAAIVHADLSPEYPFKELSGAGIAFKVATALTDEIPQEKLDLAAIGTIADMVSLTGENRALVQFGLNVIHLTERPGLKALIKQAKLNLEQVDEEKISFQIAPALNSIGRMGAATPGIQLLTTDDEEQALKLAPKTFKTNEQRKQLVTEITNQAERLVAEQSTQPVLVLVGDDWHEGVLGIVASRIKEKFQKPAIVMTKTTNGLVKGSGRSVPGFDLFQALSPERDLMVAFGGHEMAVGLTLSQAKLAEFSDRLTQAAQEQGLETGKRAELAIDYTITPDDVNQALYDNLQLLSPFGVDNEKPEFAFQPNLVRGLMAIGADKSHLKLTLIGNQSQVHAIAFGWGAQLPELQKMASNLKVAGTIGKNEFRGRTNFQVMVDDIEPAGLVIEDQRTKKLQQKMFAQPGTYLFFNHKRQRQLAPYLNEQAESVLFQDIDFDHHFDHLFVVDFPAHLDDLQQVVEKADTPLITLYLFKKRHLQAVGMPNREQYAKFFKFLEKQPTIALHKQLTKVSQQLHLDPQAVVFMIQVFTELGFVTVNDGVLTKVDNPPHQSLSSANCYKQRERDLQLEKQLLGSTQQQLLQWLQSLRIKN from the coding sequence GTGTTTTCCGCAAAATTTAATTGGCAAGTAAAGCCCCAGACGGCAACTCCAGAACTGGTGGAATCATTAAGTTCTGAATTAGGTTTACCCCAGTTGACCACTCAGTTATTAATTAACCGGGGATATACAGATGCAGAGCAAATTCAACATTTTTTGCATCCCGATGAATCTGACTTATTGGATCCAATGTTATTACATGATATGGATAAAGCGGTAGAGCTGATCCAGGCTGCAATTGCTAATCAGAAACAAATTACGGTTTATGGTGATTATGATGCGGATGGGTTGACCAGCACAGCCATTTTGTATGAAACCCTTTTGGAAATGGGGGCGAACGTTGATTATTACATTCCCAATCGATTTACTGATGGGTATGGACCCAATGTTTCTGCCTTTGAAAAAATAATTGAAAATGGCACCAATTTGATTGTAACGGTTGATAACGGGGTAGCTGGAAATGAAGCCATCGCTCGAGCCCGAAAATTAAATTGTACGGTCGTGGTAACGGATCACCACGAACTGCCAGAGAAATTACCGTCGGCGGCTGCGATTGTCCACGCGGATTTAAGTCCAGAATATCCCTTTAAAGAACTATCGGGAGCAGGGATTGCGTTTAAAGTAGCGACAGCACTAACCGATGAAATTCCCCAAGAAAAATTGGATCTGGCAGCAATTGGGACCATTGCTGATATGGTTTCACTGACCGGAGAAAACCGAGCGTTAGTTCAGTTTGGCTTAAACGTGATTCACCTCACGGAACGACCCGGATTAAAAGCCTTGATTAAGCAGGCTAAATTAAACCTAGAGCAAGTGGATGAAGAAAAGATTAGTTTTCAGATTGCTCCGGCACTGAATTCAATTGGGAGAATGGGGGCGGCGACGCCAGGAATTCAACTCCTGACGACTGATGATGAGGAGCAAGCCTTAAAACTAGCCCCAAAAACCTTTAAAACCAATGAGCAACGGAAACAACTTGTAACAGAAATTACGAATCAAGCAGAACGGTTGGTTGCTGAACAAAGCACGCAACCGGTGTTAGTGCTAGTGGGCGATGACTGGCATGAAGGTGTGTTAGGAATTGTTGCCAGCCGGATTAAAGAAAAATTTCAAAAGCCAGCGATTGTAATGACCAAAACCACAAATGGATTGGTCAAAGGATCGGGACGAAGTGTTCCTGGGTTTGACCTGTTTCAGGCGCTGAGTCCCGAACGAGATTTGATGGTGGCGTTTGGGGGTCATGAAATGGCCGTGGGGTTAACGCTTTCACAAGCTAAATTAGCCGAATTTAGTGACCGACTAACCCAAGCTGCTCAGGAGCAAGGATTAGAAACTGGAAAACGAGCGGAATTAGCAATTGACTACACTATTACTCCTGATGACGTTAACCAAGCACTTTATGACAATTTACAGTTATTAAGTCCATTTGGAGTGGATAACGAAAAACCCGAATTTGCGTTTCAACCTAATTTAGTACGAGGATTAATGGCGATTGGTGCCGACAAATCCCATTTAAAATTAACGCTGATTGGGAATCAGAGCCAGGTGCATGCGATTGCCTTTGGCTGGGGAGCGCAGCTTCCTGAATTGCAGAAAATGGCAAGTAACCTGAAAGTGGCTGGAACCATTGGCAAAAATGAATTTCGTGGAAGAACCAATTTTCAGGTCATGGTGGATGACATTGAACCTGCTGGATTAGTAATTGAAGATCAGCGGACAAAAAAATTGCAACAGAAAATGTTTGCTCAGCCAGGAACGTATCTCTTTTTTAATCACAAACGGCAACGTCAATTAGCTCCATATCTGAACGAACAGGCCGAAAGCGTTTTGTTTCAAGACATTGATTTCGATCACCATTTTGATCATTTATTTGTGGTAGATTTTCCTGCTCATTTGGATGATTTACAACAAGTGGTTGAAAAGGCAGATACTCCGCTGATTACGTTATACCTCTTTAAAAAGCGACATTTACAAGCAGTGGGGATGCCAAATCGGGAACAGTATGCTAAGTTCTTTAAATTCTTGGAAAAGCAACCAACGATTGCGCTTCATAAGCAGTTAACTAAGGTTAGTCAACAATTACATTTAGACCCGCAAGCGGTTGTTTTCATGATTCAAGTATTTACCGAATTAGGTTTTGTAACGGTCAATGATGGCGTACTCACTAAGGTTGATAATCCGCCCCACCAGTCGTTGAGTTCTGCCAATTGTTACAAACAACGAGAACGTGATTTACAGTTAGAAAAGCAGTTGTTAGGGAGTACCCAGCAACAATTGTTACAATGGTTACAGTCCTTACGCATTAAAAACTAG
- the uvrC gene encoding excinuclease ABC subunit UvrC — protein MASEHIENKLKLLPEKPGVYIMKDKNGKVIYVGKSKNLKNRVRSYFKSRQYGRRAKLVENIADYETIITATDKESFLLEITLIQKYRPYYNVRLKNGTGGYPYIKITNERDPRMLVTSYIKNDGAYYYGPYPNVYAADETLKFLQKMYPLRRCNGYQGRACLYYHMNQCLGACFRKVPKSEYQEQIKKIKSFLNGNVTEAKQILTKRMNEAAEKLEFERAAEVRDQLNYIQATVEKQKIISHDYTQRDVFNFYADKGWLSIQVFYIRQARLMKRTKRLFPILSTPEEEMTNFIVQFYDQQDQIQPREILVPASIDTDVITKLTGIPARTPVRGQKRALLRMAKENAKYVLDEKFRLLEMNQRKTVGAVRELSQILNLPPVHRIEAFDHSHIDGADLVSAMVVFEDGKPNKNMYRKYKLKTVTHADEAASTREVIRRRYTRLLKEHAELPDLILMDGGEIQLNAVKDVLENELDLHIPVAGMVKNPKHKTADLLYGDNDQHVDLNPQSQAFYLVQRIQDEVHRFAISFHHDLHSKNSMTSRLDGIKGVGPKTRNKLLRNFGSMKKIEAASVEELQQLGISKTVAQTIHYSFANQVAVGERPHE, from the coding sequence ATGGCCTCAGAACACATCGAAAATAAATTGAAACTACTCCCAGAAAAACCGGGAGTTTACATTATGAAAGATAAAAATGGGAAGGTAATTTACGTAGGTAAATCTAAGAATCTCAAAAACCGGGTACGTTCTTACTTTAAGAGTCGGCAGTACGGGCGCCGGGCCAAGTTAGTTGAAAACATCGCAGACTACGAAACCATCATTACCGCAACTGATAAGGAATCTTTTTTACTGGAAATTACGTTAATTCAGAAATATCGTCCGTATTATAATGTACGGCTAAAAAATGGCACGGGTGGTTATCCTTACATCAAAATTACGAACGAACGTGATCCCCGGATGTTAGTTACCAGTTACATCAAAAATGATGGAGCTTATTACTATGGTCCTTATCCCAATGTTTATGCCGCCGATGAAACGCTAAAATTTTTGCAAAAAATGTATCCGTTACGACGGTGCAATGGTTACCAGGGACGAGCATGTCTTTACTATCACATGAATCAGTGCTTGGGCGCTTGTTTTCGCAAGGTGCCAAAGTCTGAGTATCAGGAACAGATTAAGAAGATTAAATCCTTTTTGAATGGAAACGTTACGGAAGCCAAGCAGATTCTGACCAAACGGATGAACGAAGCGGCAGAAAAACTGGAATTTGAACGGGCTGCTGAAGTTAGAGATCAGCTGAATTACATTCAAGCAACCGTTGAAAAGCAAAAGATTATCTCGCACGATTACACTCAGCGCGATGTCTTTAATTTTTACGCTGACAAGGGTTGGCTTTCAATTCAGGTTTTTTACATTCGACAGGCGCGGTTGATGAAGCGGACGAAGCGCCTCTTTCCCATTTTGAGTACTCCTGAAGAAGAAATGACCAACTTCATTGTTCAATTTTATGATCAGCAGGATCAAATTCAACCCCGTGAAATTTTGGTTCCGGCTAGCATTGATACTGATGTGATTACTAAGTTAACCGGCATTCCAGCACGGACTCCGGTTCGGGGCCAAAAGCGGGCTTTACTCCGGATGGCTAAGGAAAACGCTAAGTATGTGTTAGATGAAAAGTTCCGGCTCCTTGAAATGAACCAGCGCAAGACCGTGGGTGCAGTGCGAGAATTGAGCCAGATTTTAAATCTGCCACCGGTGCACCGCATCGAAGCCTTCGACCACTCGCACATTGACGGAGCGGACTTGGTATCAGCAATGGTTGTGTTTGAAGATGGTAAACCAAATAAAAACATGTATCGAAAGTACAAGTTAAAAACGGTAACTCATGCTGATGAAGCAGCTAGTACCAGGGAGGTCATTCGGCGTCGATACACTCGGTTGTTAAAGGAACATGCAGAGCTGCCCGATCTCATTTTGATGGACGGGGGTGAGATTCAGTTAAATGCGGTTAAAGACGTGTTAGAAAATGAACTGGATCTGCACATTCCAGTGGCAGGAATGGTAAAAAATCCGAAGCATAAGACCGCAGATCTGTTGTATGGGGATAATGATCAACACGTTGATTTAAACCCACAAAGTCAGGCTTTTTATCTAGTGCAACGGATTCAAGATGAAGTCCATCGATTCGCGATTAGCTTTCATCATGACTTACACAGCAAAAATTCCATGACCTCGCGGCTCGACGGCATCAAAGGGGTGGGACCTAAGACACGTAATAAATTACTACGTAACTTTGGGTCCATGAAAAAAATTGAAGCCGCTTCTGTAGAAGAGTTACAACAACTGGGAATTTCCAAGACGGTTGCGCAGACAATTCATTATTCATTTGCAAACCAAGTGGCTGTGGGAGAACGTCCTCACGAATAA